A region of uncultured Draconibacterium sp. DNA encodes the following proteins:
- a CDS encoding S8 family serine peptidase, translated as MRNFYISKKIAFLFLMLFLVTGKLFAQEPDASPVKGVIRVKLTQEAALQMEGHSDVSQINPLQTAIPGFNILNEEYNATSMKPVFHVAGKFAERQRKYGLHLWYEINIDSTTNLSDALSKYGDLDAIESAESKNHYFSFSDGEMVETSPVSERTLEEKPNDPLLYTQWHYENTGQTGGTPGADINLIKAWKLETGNPDVVVAVIDGGVDYQHEDLAANMWTNEDEIPGNGIDDDNNGYIDDFYGWNFVMGVPTIIPHEHGTHVAGTIAAVNNNGKGVAGVAGGSGNGDGVRIMSCQVFSTVPGGTDEYAGGFEEAFIYAADNGATISNNSWGGGAPSQVMLDAINYYIDNAGIDENGNSTGPVQGGGLPIFAAGNFNSYSDYIGLPRAAYPSQYDLGISVANTNHYDMKSTSSYFSEVVDISAPGDQIYSTLPGNRYGGPHWGGTSMASPHVTGVAALIASKYAYHITTDEITERLLSTAKDIYHLNPAFTGYLGKGRLDAYAALVDDPGSVPAIEDWGFYSIDENTFHIGWMLVKNIQDITITDYEILVAEGEHTDTTFFLSAASVTPFHSTASQSFDQFLIENLEPGTTYTIAVRAKDRFGNVSGLSELFSATTWKAADLELLSNDTLEVNIDVQKTSLGYDSYSFQNKGEAYSRYDWLVKGYETLELKSAETLPSTYGFRLAMQELSDDGQISIGTFASPSWNEETPSYSFTDSVSHEDLSQPDEMVGPGTLSYAQETTYESWMYANKFVAERDMDLSHIGAYIATEMYDGSHFDFSIHVGGADYPAGEPVASTGSYVSGYRDGGWYYTTLSRNVSVNEGDIFWVTVTAPRGVYLPIGAKNATESSYLRKDKSFARVAPEQNYMTDIGSVFGKYLMIRAYESVRNSSLVRFTPKNGDIQPDSVQKIDIEVNGNYFDNGTHLVELVMKHDDPKKGALSKFVKVNISGQEPKLETNLSSVDFGTQFFGTTESIELELMNKGKGTLKNINLSGLNTDYVTVYPASISELKPGHKTVVTLKTKAQNTVANYQGALTIGSNDGQLQIPVLANFIEGPVLEAPASMEWLGENARLSGDIIDTSIVIRNVGTYPATFSISAFSYIQNITPESGVILANDSVIVHLTVDLTDRSATSSSNTTMTVYYDGNQRVSIPFKVEILGDPEITVDANALDFGSLVAGSGITAAQSFTVTNTGTASAYYTLDKPSAPFSNSDYVSAYSSISPGTSKTFIVDFAPQTVGTFNDQIVFNLLTERSGSVLESYIVSLNGTGDTSPEAGYNFAGDFSKDTLAYGNNLGKSANITISNTGSNKELNWSVSAPGFITIDGKKAEADGFDNGYGYSYNYADYEWIEISEMGTSLADYFENSSQRYVTRSFDGFKFPYFGDEYSSLVVSRNGWFSFDPAPGSYFGSSSHDLPNSSTGSSYANAVVAPFWVNSGAFLGDDSDLLIYETDEYVVLQWNHIGYYYRGYGGDFTFQAVLYPNGDFKFQYKAMETTGENYLPYYRVGFEGPHGIYGLTENEDFRYGHAAYQGTAIMVQPPLSGKLAVGESKSIQLQYTSEGLEVGDYTGKVNVLTNDVNNSTKVVDVALAVTGESNVSIDREELAFDDVTYLPANPLSVSETLLLANSGSKPAKLTSVEITGANPELFSTEIAVNDEVPAFDTLAFEVVFAAENAEANTAQLILTFEDGTELNVALSGDAVLPPVFAYDLLETIDNDTMKLVVNENEQNNFRIQLANQGTESELNYSITMGILRQAWGTDSISQTSETGEVFADSLNYDIASEPLGLYGNGGEAKVSTATLFTVTQPEGFTLTHIRDYFKRGETTAPYVIRILKGNDLSTAETIYSEEYFTDKTEFGVYTIPLSQSFYFGQGSQFFVVIDFPMEMQSLFGFDFGSPSTEGKYWISYDGSTTWEELPFTYTCKTHALSAHPGQWLTIDPRTGGIVAGATQDVNITVDASLFEARSYEARMSITHNDPTQNNLNVPVLLRINSAPVIELPETLSIVEGEIRTLEIPVTDPEGDAIVSVEEITAAEFAASNFDEGVLTVTLSPDYFAAGTYTLTYKVADEYGAAKEYACELTVENTNRAPEVVKDLSDQTLHVNYDYRFNFGKLFADPDGDLLSYTLTTDMDGVVEIFTMGSEAIIVPLEKHAETVLRITATDIYGESVETSFIVSTKPGKQAWVPSVWNPSAIVIKSGSIFEETFGVTITKSAEVVESYIAEGPDFVSARLNGKDILLEMVPDNNVEGEYYISLATKDADNNTVYHEIKVDVLKSGSTITDIDDLNDKPEINVYPNPATDLIHISGLENTGKQTVRIFNSQGAVIYSKQLNELNNDIFEFNVSGLTSGTYHIQIVTDNDIVSKTFIKL; from the coding sequence ATGCGAAATTTCTACATCTCTAAAAAGATTGCTTTTCTTTTCCTGATGCTGTTCCTGGTAACGGGGAAATTGTTTGCACAAGAGCCGGATGCCAGTCCGGTAAAAGGTGTTATCCGGGTAAAACTAACCCAGGAGGCTGCACTTCAAATGGAGGGACATTCGGATGTTTCTCAGATAAACCCGCTTCAAACTGCTATTCCCGGGTTTAACATTCTGAACGAAGAATACAACGCAACAAGCATGAAGCCGGTTTTTCATGTAGCTGGTAAATTTGCAGAACGTCAACGAAAATACGGTTTGCATTTGTGGTACGAGATCAATATCGACAGCACCACAAATTTAAGCGACGCACTTTCGAAATACGGGGATTTGGATGCGATTGAATCAGCTGAATCAAAAAACCACTATTTCAGTTTCTCAGATGGCGAAATGGTTGAAACTTCACCTGTATCAGAAAGAACTTTAGAAGAAAAACCCAACGATCCGCTGCTTTATACGCAGTGGCATTACGAAAATACAGGACAAACCGGTGGTACTCCGGGTGCTGATATTAACCTGATAAAAGCCTGGAAGCTTGAAACCGGAAATCCGGATGTTGTTGTGGCTGTTATTGATGGTGGAGTAGACTACCAGCACGAAGATCTGGCCGCCAACATGTGGACTAACGAAGACGAAATTCCCGGTAACGGAATTGACGACGACAACAACGGTTACATTGATGATTTTTACGGATGGAACTTTGTAATGGGTGTTCCAACCATCATCCCGCACGAACACGGAACACACGTGGCAGGTACTATTGCCGCCGTAAACAATAACGGAAAAGGTGTTGCCGGTGTTGCCGGAGGAAGTGGAAACGGCGATGGTGTTCGCATCATGTCGTGCCAGGTGTTTAGTACTGTACCTGGTGGAACGGATGAATATGCCGGAGGTTTTGAAGAGGCATTTATTTACGCTGCCGATAATGGTGCTACTATTTCGAATAACTCGTGGGGTGGTGGAGCTCCAAGCCAGGTAATGCTGGATGCCATCAACTATTACATTGATAACGCCGGTATCGACGAAAACGGTAATTCAACCGGCCCGGTTCAAGGTGGTGGACTTCCTATTTTTGCTGCAGGTAACTTCAATAGCTACAGCGACTACATTGGTTTACCACGCGCCGCATACCCATCACAATACGATCTGGGAATTTCGGTGGCTAATACCAACCACTACGATATGAAATCTACCTCGTCGTATTTTAGCGAGGTGGTTGACATTTCTGCTCCCGGCGACCAGATTTATTCAACCTTGCCGGGCAACCGCTACGGTGGTCCGCATTGGGGAGGAACATCAATGGCTTCGCCACATGTTACAGGTGTTGCTGCTCTTATCGCGTCAAAATATGCATATCATATTACTACTGACGAAATTACAGAGCGTTTATTAAGCACTGCAAAAGATATTTATCACCTGAATCCGGCATTTACAGGTTACCTTGGAAAAGGTCGTTTGGATGCCTACGCTGCTTTGGTTGACGATCCGGGATCTGTTCCGGCAATTGAAGACTGGGGATTTTACAGCATCGATGAAAACACTTTCCACATTGGTTGGATGCTGGTAAAAAACATTCAGGATATTACCATCACTGATTACGAAATTTTGGTAGCAGAAGGAGAACACACTGATACAACATTTTTCTTATCAGCTGCCAGTGTTACTCCATTCCATTCAACTGCCAGTCAATCGTTCGATCAGTTCCTTATCGAGAATCTGGAGCCGGGAACTACCTATACAATTGCTGTTCGTGCCAAAGATCGTTTTGGTAATGTTTCAGGTCTTTCTGAACTGTTTTCAGCAACAACCTGGAAAGCTGCCGATCTGGAATTGCTTTCAAACGATACACTGGAAGTAAATATTGATGTTCAGAAAACTTCTCTGGGCTATGATAGTTATTCGTTCCAAAATAAAGGTGAGGCCTACTCGCGTTACGATTGGTTGGTAAAAGGTTACGAAACTTTAGAGCTAAAATCGGCAGAGACTTTACCATCTACATATGGTTTCCGTTTGGCCATGCAGGAATTAAGCGATGATGGCCAGATTAGTATCGGAACGTTTGCCAGCCCTAGCTGGAACGAGGAAACGCCGTCTTACAGTTTCACCGACTCGGTGAGCCACGAAGATTTAAGCCAGCCTGATGAAATGGTTGGACCCGGAACATTGAGTTATGCCCAGGAAACGACTTACGAAAGCTGGATGTATGCCAATAAATTTGTAGCCGAGCGCGATATGGACCTCTCGCACATTGGAGCATACATCGCCACTGAAATGTACGATGGCTCGCACTTCGATTTCTCCATTCATGTGGGTGGAGCAGATTATCCTGCAGGTGAACCGGTGGCATCAACCGGAAGTTATGTAAGTGGTTACCGCGATGGCGGATGGTATTACACCACACTTTCGCGAAATGTTTCGGTGAACGAAGGAGACATTTTCTGGGTGACCGTAACTGCACCACGCGGAGTTTATTTGCCAATTGGAGCTAAAAATGCAACAGAATCAAGCTACCTGCGTAAAGACAAAAGTTTTGCCCGTGTAGCTCCTGAACAAAACTACATGACCGATATAGGTTCGGTCTTCGGAAAGTACCTGATGATTCGTGCCTACGAGTCGGTGCGTAACAGCAGTCTGGTTCGGTTTACTCCTAAAAACGGCGATATTCAACCTGATTCTGTTCAAAAGATCGACATCGAAGTAAACGGAAATTATTTCGATAACGGTACTCACCTTGTTGAGTTGGTGATGAAACACGACGATCCTAAAAAAGGAGCATTATCGAAGTTTGTAAAAGTTAATATAAGCGGGCAGGAACCTAAATTGGAAACTAACCTGAGCTCTGTTGATTTTGGTACTCAGTTTTTCGGAACTACAGAAAGTATTGAACTGGAGTTGATGAACAAGGGAAAAGGAACCCTGAAAAATATTAACCTGAGTGGTTTAAATACTGACTACGTTACCGTTTATCCGGCTTCAATTTCGGAATTGAAACCGGGACACAAAACCGTTGTTACTTTAAAAACGAAAGCACAAAATACAGTGGCCAATTACCAGGGAGCATTAACCATTGGCAGCAACGATGGTCAGTTACAGATTCCGGTTCTGGCGAATTTTATTGAAGGTCCGGTTTTGGAGGCTCCTGCATCAATGGAATGGTTAGGCGAAAACGCCCGTTTGTCAGGCGACATTATCGATACCTCCATTGTAATCCGCAATGTTGGAACTTATCCGGCAACTTTCAGTATTTCGGCATTTAGCTACATTCAGAATATTACTCCTGAAAGTGGTGTTATCCTTGCCAACGACAGTGTAATCGTTCATCTTACGGTTGATTTAACCGATCGTTCGGCCACAAGTTCATCGAATACAACAATGACTGTTTATTACGATGGAAATCAACGCGTAAGTATTCCTTTCAAAGTTGAAATTTTAGGCGATCCGGAAATCACTGTTGACGCGAATGCGCTTGACTTTGGTAGTCTTGTTGCCGGTAGCGGTATTACCGCCGCACAATCATTTACTGTAACCAACACAGGTACAGCAAGCGCATATTACACGCTTGATAAACCATCGGCACCGTTCTCGAACAGCGATTATGTTAGTGCATATTCATCAATATCTCCGGGAACCAGCAAAACATTTATCGTAGACTTTGCTCCGCAGACAGTTGGAACATTTAACGATCAGATTGTTTTTAACCTGCTGACAGAACGAAGTGGTTCGGTACTTGAATCATACATTGTTAGCCTGAACGGAACAGGAGACACTTCTCCTGAAGCCGGGTATAATTTTGCAGGCGATTTTAGCAAAGACACACTGGCTTATGGCAATAATCTGGGTAAATCGGCCAATATCACCATTAGCAATACCGGATCGAATAAAGAACTAAACTGGTCAGTTTCAGCTCCCGGATTTATTACCATCGACGGGAAAAAAGCGGAAGCCGACGGTTTTGATAACGGATATGGCTATTCGTACAATTACGCTGATTACGAATGGATTGAGATTTCAGAGATGGGAACGTCTTTGGCCGATTATTTCGAAAATTCAAGTCAGCGTTATGTTACGCGTAGCTTCGATGGATTCAAATTCCCTTATTTCGGAGATGAATACTCCTCTCTTGTTGTTTCACGAAACGGATGGTTTAGTTTTGATCCGGCACCTGGATCATATTTTGGCAGTTCTTCACACGATCTGCCAAACAGCTCAACCGGCTCGAGCTATGCAAATGCTGTAGTTGCTCCGTTTTGGGTGAATAGTGGGGCCTTCTTAGGCGACGACTCTGACCTTTTGATCTACGAAACCGACGAATATGTTGTACTTCAGTGGAATCACATTGGTTATTACTACCGCGGTTATGGTGGCGATTTCACTTTCCAGGCTGTTTTGTACCCTAATGGCGATTTCAAATTCCAGTACAAAGCGATGGAGACTACCGGAGAAAATTACCTGCCATATTACCGCGTTGGATTTGAAGGACCGCATGGAATTTATGGGTTAACAGAGAACGAAGATTTCAGATACGGACATGCTGCCTACCAGGGTACAGCAATTATGGTTCAACCGCCACTTTCCGGTAAACTTGCCGTTGGCGAATCGAAAAGTATCCAGTTGCAGTATACATCCGAAGGTTTAGAGGTTGGCGACTACACTGGAAAAGTAAATGTATTGACGAATGACGTTAATAATTCAACAAAAGTTGTAGATGTGGCACTTGCAGTTACCGGCGAATCGAATGTTTCGATCGACCGTGAAGAACTTGCTTTTGATGATGTAACCTACCTGCCGGCAAATCCGCTTAGCGTATCAGAGACACTATTGCTGGCCAATAGCGGAAGTAAGCCTGCAAAATTAACTTCAGTGGAAATTACAGGTGCAAATCCTGAGTTATTCTCTACCGAGATAGCTGTGAATGATGAAGTTCCGGCATTCGATACACTAGCTTTCGAAGTGGTTTTTGCTGCTGAAAATGCAGAAGCCAATACGGCTCAGCTGATTCTGACTTTCGAAGATGGTACGGAGCTAAACGTAGCTCTTTCTGGCGATGCGGTTTTACCTCCGGTATTTGCATACGACCTGTTGGAAACAATCGATAACGATACCATGAAACTGGTGGTTAACGAGAATGAGCAGAACAATTTCCGTATTCAATTGGCTAACCAGGGCACAGAAAGTGAGTTGAATTACTCCATTACAATGGGAATCCTGCGTCAGGCTTGGGGAACCGACAGTATTAGCCAGACAAGCGAAACCGGTGAAGTATTTGCCGACTCGCTGAACTACGATATCGCGAGCGAACCATTGGGATTGTATGGTAATGGTGGCGAAGCAAAAGTTAGCACAGCTACCCTGTTTACTGTAACGCAACCTGAAGGGTTTACTTTGACGCACATCAGAGATTATTTTAAACGTGGCGAAACAACTGCTCCGTATGTGATTCGAATTTTGAAAGGTAACGACCTGAGCACTGCCGAAACGATTTACTCGGAAGAGTATTTTACCGACAAGACCGAGTTTGGTGTGTATACCATACCGCTTTCTCAATCTTTCTATTTCGGGCAGGGAAGCCAGTTCTTTGTGGTAATCGATTTCCCAATGGAGATGCAATCGTTGTTTGGTTTCGATTTTGGTTCGCCAAGTACCGAAGGTAAATACTGGATATCGTACGATGGATCGACAACCTGGGAAGAATTGCCATTTACTTATACCTGCAAAACACATGCGCTTTCAGCTCATCCCGGTCAGTGGCTGACTATTGACCCAAGAACCGGTGGAATTGTTGCCGGCGCAACGCAAGATGTTAATATCACTGTGGATGCTTCATTGTTTGAAGCCCGCTCGTACGAGGCAAGAATGAGCATCACCCACAACGATCCAACTCAGAACAATCTTAACGTTCCGGTATTGTTAAGGATCAACTCGGCACCGGTTATCGAGTTGCCTGAAACCCTATCGATTGTTGAAGGAGAGATTAGAACGCTGGAAATTCCGGTTACCGATCCTGAAGGAGATGCTATTGTTTCGGTTGAAGAAATTACAGCCGCTGAATTTGCAGCCAGTAATTTTGATGAGGGAGTACTTACGGTGACTTTATCGCCTGATTATTTTGCCGCCGGAACATATACGTTGACGTACAAGGTTGCCGACGAGTATGGCGCGGCAAAAGAATATGCATGCGAACTAACAGTTGAAAATACCAACCGTGCACCCGAGGTGGTTAAAGATTTGAGCGATCAAACACTACATGTGAACTACGATTACCGCTTTAATTTTGGTAAATTATTTGCCGATCCTGATGGTGACTTGTTATCGTATACTTTAACCACGGATATGGATGGCGTTGTTGAAATTTTCACAATGGGTTCGGAAGCAATTATTGTTCCGCTGGAGAAACACGCAGAGACTGTATTAAGAATAACTGCTACCGATATCTATGGTGAATCGGTAGAAACCAGCTTCATCGTCTCAACCAAACCCGGAAAGCAAGCCTGGGTACCAAGTGTTTGGAATCCGAGCGCAATTGTCATCAAGTCGGGAAGTATTTTCGAAGAAACCTTTGGTGTTACCATAACAAAATCGGCAGAAGTTGTAGAGAGTTATATTGCCGAAGGTCCTGACTTTGTTTCTGCAAGATTGAATGGAAAAGACATCTTGCTTGAGATGGTTCCGGATAACAATGTTGAAGGTGAGTATTATATTAGCCTGGCAACGAAAGATGCTGATAATAATACTGTTTACCACGAAATTAAAGTAGATGTTCTGAAATCGGGCAGTACCATAACTGACATCGACGATTTGAATGATAAACCTGAAATAAATGTTTATCCGAATCCGGCTACTGATCTTATCCATATCAGTGGATTGGAAAACACCGGGAAACAAACCGTACGAATTTTCAATAGTCAGGGAGCTGTAATTTACAGCAAACAACTTAACGAATTGAACAACGACATTTTCGAATTCAACGTTTCTGGGTTGACCTCAGGAACCTATCATATTCAGATTGTTACTGACAATGATATTGTGAGTAAAACCTTCATTAAATTGTAA
- a CDS encoding phosphoenolpyruvate carboxylase, translating into MSNLQILIKELGKPYSDLKFLLTCFREVLIENGEKEMAAVMPWIGNESPQNAGHFSQKHFNMYSVCFQLLNLAETNGAVQQRRKTEEGNTLLATNGLWANSIHLLKEKGIAEEKILKSLDNISIQPVLTAHPTEAKRPVILKKYRELYLLLVKRENSMYNSYELQENREEIKRVISSIWHIDEFYMEKPTVENELDNAIHYFVNVFPEVVPLLNRRLVQAWEFSGFDATPLIENNNFPRLKFGTWIGGDRDGHPLVTAEVTKKALHKLRLNAFITVKNELNRLADDLSFYFEISNLPEFMVNRFKELVADTGTKTKKIISASKNEAFKLIVQLFINKLPLNIGNLQLFELDDKKGNYDNSKQLLEDLELLKSALLETNYNDIAHQSVNRSIYFIKTFGFHLAELDIRQNSRYYHLALQQLVEKSDPFNAKDTEWTEEAKKTFLEKELRSARPFTHDYSQLDTESKNTIECFQLLNNHISKYAQYSIGSLIISMTQSAGDLLTVYILAREAGLTLFRDTMIIKLHVVPLFETIQDLIDSPAILEEYFSYPEVQNSLEYQRKAQNLPVKTQEVMIGYSDSNKDGGILASAWFLYKAQKELTEVGKKYGIDIKFFHGKGGSISRGAGPIHWFLRSLPHGTLSGNFKITEQGESIEKKFANKINAVYNLELMLSGNALNTLLHKTPEENGDDIAEIMEFMGQESFNTYNELLQNPHFLDFYQEATPIDVIEHSKIGSRPARRTGKRSFSDLRAIPWVFSWGQSRYHITSWYGVGSTLEKMQKEYPEKYEKLKKLIPKNQFIRYVLTNVDTSLASTDKDIMQLYGGLVKNAETRSEVLNLLLQEFEKTQQIMNELLGRPMQERRKSHYYSTQLRAEALNTLHNYQVHYINKWRELQDAEADENKEILNQLLLSVNAIANAMGTTG; encoded by the coding sequence ATGTCGAATCTGCAGATTTTGATTAAAGAACTTGGAAAACCATATTCCGATCTCAAATTTCTTTTAACCTGTTTCCGCGAAGTACTAATAGAAAATGGTGAAAAAGAAATGGCAGCCGTAATGCCATGGATTGGTAACGAAAGCCCGCAAAATGCCGGGCATTTTTCGCAAAAGCATTTTAATATGTATTCCGTTTGTTTTCAGCTGCTAAACCTGGCCGAAACAAACGGTGCCGTACAACAAAGGCGAAAAACAGAGGAGGGCAACACGCTACTGGCAACTAACGGACTATGGGCCAACAGCATACATCTTTTAAAAGAAAAAGGAATTGCCGAAGAGAAGATTCTCAAATCACTTGACAATATTTCCATTCAACCCGTTTTAACCGCACATCCCACCGAAGCGAAACGTCCGGTAATTCTGAAAAAATACCGCGAGCTGTACCTGCTTTTGGTAAAGCGCGAAAACTCGATGTACAACTCGTACGAACTGCAGGAAAACCGCGAAGAGATAAAACGTGTAATTTCCTCTATCTGGCACATCGACGAGTTTTATATGGAAAAACCTACAGTAGAAAACGAGCTGGATAATGCTATTCACTATTTTGTAAATGTTTTCCCGGAAGTGGTTCCGCTGTTAAATCGCCGGCTTGTTCAGGCCTGGGAATTTTCCGGTTTCGACGCTACTCCATTGATTGAGAACAACAATTTTCCGCGATTAAAATTCGGTACATGGATTGGCGGCGACCGTGACGGGCATCCGCTGGTTACTGCCGAAGTAACAAAAAAAGCGTTGCATAAACTTCGGTTAAACGCGTTTATTACGGTTAAAAATGAACTGAACAGATTGGCCGACGACCTGAGTTTTTATTTCGAAATTTCGAACCTGCCCGAATTTATGGTTAACCGGTTTAAAGAACTGGTTGCCGATACGGGTACTAAAACGAAAAAGATTATTTCAGCATCGAAAAACGAAGCGTTTAAACTTATTGTGCAGCTTTTTATTAATAAACTGCCTCTAAATATCGGGAACTTGCAGTTATTTGAGCTGGATGATAAAAAAGGTAATTACGATAATTCAAAACAATTGCTCGAAGACCTGGAGCTTCTAAAAAGCGCCTTGCTGGAAACGAATTATAACGACATCGCCCATCAATCGGTTAACCGATCGATCTATTTTATCAAGACTTTTGGTTTTCATCTTGCCGAACTCGACATCAGGCAAAACAGTCGTTATTACCATTTGGCCTTACAACAACTGGTTGAAAAATCAGATCCGTTTAACGCCAAAGATACCGAATGGACCGAGGAGGCTAAAAAAACGTTTTTGGAAAAGGAACTGCGCTCGGCGCGTCCGTTTACACACGATTACAGCCAGCTTGATACCGAATCGAAAAACACGATCGAATGTTTTCAGTTACTGAACAATCATATTTCAAAATATGCGCAATATTCCATCGGATCGCTAATTATTAGCATGACCCAAAGTGCCGGCGATTTGCTAACCGTTTATATTCTGGCACGCGAAGCCGGTCTTACGCTTTTCCGCGACACGATGATCATTAAACTGCACGTTGTTCCACTTTTCGAAACCATTCAGGATTTGATTGACAGTCCGGCCATATTAGAAGAATACTTTAGCTATCCTGAGGTTCAAAACAGCCTGGAATACCAGCGTAAGGCGCAAAACCTGCCGGTAAAAACACAGGAAGTGATGATCGGTTACAGCGATAGTAACAAAGACGGAGGAATACTGGCCAGTGCGTGGTTTTTGTATAAGGCGCAAAAAGAACTTACGGAAGTGGGTAAAAAATACGGTATCGATATTAAGTTTTTCCATGGAAAAGGAGGCTCAATAAGTCGTGGTGCCGGACCAATTCACTGGTTTTTACGTTCGTTACCACACGGTACACTTTCAGGCAACTTCAAAATAACCGAGCAGGGCGAGAGTATTGAAAAGAAATTTGCCAATAAAATAAATGCCGTATACAACCTCGAACTAATGTTATCGGGGAATGCGCTAAACACGCTGCTACACAAAACGCCCGAAGAAAATGGCGACGATATTGCGGAGATAATGGAATTTATGGGGCAGGAAAGTTTTAACACCTACAACGAACTGCTTCAAAATCCGCATTTCCTTGATTTTTACCAGGAAGCCACTCCAATCGATGTAATTGAGCACAGTAAAATTGGCTCACGTCCGGCACGACGAACCGGCAAGAGAAGTTTCTCCGACCTCAGAGCCATTCCCTGGGTATTCAGTTGGGGGCAATCGCGCTACCACATTACCAGCTGGTACGGTGTTGGTTCAACACTCGAGAAAATGCAAAAAGAATATCCCGAAAAATACGAGAAACTAAAAAAGCTGATTCCGAAGAACCAGTTTATACGCTATGTTTTAACCAATGTTGACACCAGTTTGGCAAGTACCGATAAAGACATTATGCAGCTTTACGGCGGCCTGGTTAAAAATGCAGAAACACGTTCTGAGGTGTTAAACCTCTTACTGCAGGAGTTCGAAAAAACACAGCAGATTATGAATGAATTGTTGGGACGCCCGATGCAGGAGCGGCGTAAAAGTCATTATTATTCCACGCAATTACGTGCCGAAGCACTTAATACACTGCACAACTACCAGGTGCATTACATAAACAAATGGCGCGAATTACAAGATGCCGAAGCCGACGAAAATAAAGAAATACTTAACCAGTTATTGCTATCGGTAAATGCCATTGCAAACGCCATGGGAACTACCGGCTAG